GGCGTCTGCGGTCGACAAGACGTGCCAACACCTTCGCCGTTCACTTCAGGTAAAGTTTGTCACTTTCCCAGTGTGTTTTAACAAGCTACCGACCGGAAGTGTTTCACGTTAAAAGCGGTTAGGTTGCTGACGTGAAAGAGCACATATGGGATGTTCGCCCAGCGTGTAATGTCGTGTCATTACAGAAGGTTCCCACGCCAGCATCATGGCTCTAGTCTTCGTCTATGGCACCCTGAAGCGGGGGCAACCGAACAACTTCTACATGACCGACAAGCGCAACGGACACGCGTGGTTGCTGGCCTCAGCGGTCACAACTCAGACGTTCCCCCTAGTGATCGCCGGCCAGAACAACATCCCTTTCCTCCTCAACATCCCGGGTCAGGGTCACAGGGTTCACGGCGAGCTCTACAAAGTGGACGAGGCTTTGCTGAGATTCCTGGACGACTTTGAAGACATCCCCGACATGTATCAGCGAAGTCCGGTGACGCTGACGGTGGAGGAATGGCTGGGCCCGGCCCACGAGGAGGAGCTGGCGCCGGGGAGCGTCACTCAGGCGTTTGTGTACAGCACCACCACGTACCAGCCCGACTGGCCCTCGCTGACTCACTACGCCAACTATGACTCCCGTGGCGACCATGGCCTGATCTACGGGGGCCGcgacacaactcaacacaactAACGCTTGTGTCTTGTGTAACCGCAGAAGACCAAGATACGTTTTACCTCAACTGTCGCAGAAATACACCACATAGAAGCTTCCCAGTGTCTAGTGAGCACTTTTACTGGGCTAGCGATTCAAGCACCAGCCAGTcgtttacagtacagtagatccgGGGTGTTATGTTTCGTGACCACCAGTGAATACGCCCATAGAAACGTCTAACCCTCCTGCTGGCTGGGCTTGGACATTATTGTCACATTCTGATCAACAATTGCAACAAAAGTGcctattgtaattattatgtgCAATCCAGCGCCACAACTCTCCccctctcttcaattgccgttgttcactcgtgacacaCTCCATCTTTAAGCCCTCAATCTGCCCCACACACTCACGAAACGCATTTCAAGTGTGGAATGTAGAGCCACTCGCCACCGATGAAGGAATTTATAGCACGCGGTGTGTTCGAGGACCGccgaagaaaaaacaaaatcgcAATGTTTGATGAAAAACCACAAGCGGTCAAGTATAAGAACATGAACGGCTTACTAACGGCGTGCATTTGACCTCTTATCACGTGTTTATAAATGATTAGCGACTTATGGTGACCGAGATGAGTTTTCCGCGGAAAACATGtcctattttctgagaaaatCTGACAACTTGCACTCTTGATTTGAGAATAAACTTTTATTTAAAGTTTATATGAAAGAGTTGTCTATTTTTATGACAGTGAATTTACAGCTTTTATGAGCCACGACAGAGGTAACCATCACAATGATTcagaaattaaaaatgacatcattaaaACATTTCACTCTGTGTGCAGTGAATCTATACAAAAGAGTTTCACTGTTGCAATAAATTAACTGTTCATGGGTACTGAATTCATTCAGATGCACCTGTACAATGAAACAAGAAAaactgcaacaaaaaaacagcaaaaattgtgaaaaaaaggttgaaatgatGATGCTAATAAACGCTAATGGTGATACGCTGTGTCGCCTACAAAACAGGATATTGGACAATTATTGGAGAATCCGGCGTCCAGCCGTGTCTTGTTCAGGAGTCGTGACAGTGTGGTGGGTctttagctaaaaaaaaaacttcccatTGCTGCCTTGCCTAAATTCttacaaaacaaacactttCAAGAGGAAGTAACCGAAAGCACTGACCAGCGGTTAACGATCACACCATATGTCGACTTCCTGAAGTTGCGACCTGAAAAAAAGGCCTCCTGGAAACAAGTTTATAGGAGtggaataaaattaaaccaaaacacACCAAACTCAAGATACGGCACTTCCACTTCATGTAGAACAAGAGCACAGCAGTCTAAACAGACTAGACAAGAGCTGTCCTACGGAGTGTTTGGCCGTGAACACATCAATCCTGCTGGCATGAGAGGCAAACGTCTTCGAGGACAACCTGAACCgaccagttgcgatcgattcaatgccctgagaatacagtgaATGAATAGTGTTCTTTGAGcgcttcttctgtttttttttttttttttattacagcagaTGAACGCGGGTACACGCCgtgcctggccctttaagaagtattgcactgtgggaagttgagtgtttctCTTCCCTCGTTCTggctgcaccgcccattgttttctgcgtcgtgattggctgtagaccattgtcaatcaatctccttcgtgccgccccgcatgtctcctgtgtcattgctagcttgctagcttgcaaaTGAAGCTTCGGTTCGAAGGGGGACGTCAACAATAAgtttgaacaaggatacaaaacgcTATAGTGcaggcgccaggacgaaaaggcacggtcacaggagaaaaaaaaggcgtTCATCTTGTCATTACttatgttgatcattaaaattcacacGATGGTTTGAACCTCTTTGACAgggtttaaacaagagaaaatgtgagaaaatgttcccgccggtctgagaaaagtgtataaagtgtattgtgagggcttttacagtcTTAAAGCAACAATTGGAAACAAAGTTGACGCTACTAATAACAAAGCCAGCTGAGATGACAATATTTGcacgtgaaaataagggaaatgttgCGGAATGACGGGAAATTGGGCCGGAACACTGCTCTTATGCTTTGCTTCTGGAATAACAACATTCGGCAAATGGCGCTTTGTTGTCGTCTTTATTAGAAAAAGCAACATTTGAGATTTGCCAAAAGAAGAAAAGTCAGGTGAAGGTGAAGAGAAGGAGCCATGGAAGAGTTACACAAAGCAGATCATTTCACAGTGTATCAAAGTTTTGTACAAAAGGCTgcttacaaaatatgaaagataTTTCTCTGTTAGAAAGTGTCGTTGCATGACATGTAGCCACGccctacagtatactgtatgctgGTCCTACTGAAGACAACACCACGAACCGGGACCACGACTCTTTCGCGGTTTTTTTGAATatcgtatgaacgtgcattgtgttgcGCATCCTTGTGGTGTGTTCGAGCCATCTGTGGGCGCTGTGCTGCACGTGTGTGTTAGtgtttactactgctaccactaGAGGGGGTTGTATACTCACGTGAGAGTTCCACCTGGTCTCAGTATGTGTTCACGTGCCTGTaccagcatattaggaacccacggtagacaatagccggctacaTATAGAGCCACAACGGTCCTGATTGAAAGGAGAACCCGCCcgttgtgttctgtgtcctgattggccgtAGACAATTGTCAATCCCTCAGTCTCCTTTGTGCCATTTCCTGCTGTGGCAAACcagctaaccgccaataaacaatagaagaagcagcagctaaGTGGCTAAATGCATCTTAGGTTGAAAGAGTAGGAGCGTATTGTTAAAATTAACTTGCGTCTTTGCTCGTTTTTTCCCCCATTCTTGCTGTTTCtttcttaattttccaaatattgaaactttattttgtttagtttttcatattacgacttgaaaaaaacagcatattttTCCTTAATAGCTCAACTTTAtgcttatgactttatttttcctcataacattgaCTTTGTTCCTGTAAAACTGCgactgttttgactttattctcgtaaaattacagctgtcctTTGCCATTTacactgtcatttttttttttaatttccaactatttcaacttcctttatGTAAATTTTGTCCTCATAATCattactttatttccatcatattttgactttattctcgtaatgcaataactttttccgcaacctaattttccaaaaaacgacaacttgatttatttttttgcttctcataatattaccattaaaaaaaccagccttttttctttaatctttcaacttcatgctagtGAAATGACTATTTTCCGTCACAATATTGTgagttcattctcgtaaaatgacaccTTTTTCTTGTCAGATTACAAATAATATGTTGGCTTCATTCgtggaaaattactgctgatttttccattttcattgttttttgttttaagtgtCCATGTTAAATGaagtgccgtgggccaataaagaaACCACCATGGGTCGCAAAAGGCCTCCTCCGgctgcgctttggacaccccttacgTAGAGGCTGTGCACACGAGAGAAAATCcaaaatgcatatatatatataaaaaaaatgtctggagCAATTTCAATGACCGCTAAAGGGCTCTAAAGTGAAAACGACATTGAAGGCCTGGAAAAAGCAAGCCTCGTGGTTCATGTCGGGGGTGTTTGTGAAACATACGTGCGTGACAATAATTTTGCctgaaagagaaaaaaggaaatTGTCCACCAGGCGGTGCAGAAGTAGGGCCTGCGAGCGTGAGTCAAGACTACGTACTGATGACATAGACACCAGGGATACGGCGTCCGTCGGAAGTCCCTGTGGCGGGAAGGCACCTCCGTCAATAAAGGTCTTTCCTGGTGCTCGGCAGGGAGCGGCTGGCAGAGCAGGTGGCGCTCCGGATGACCTCCATCCACCTGGCCAAACACAGACACGGTTGCTTCCCAGCCACAAAACACCACACGACTTTGCATCCGATCACTCGGCAATGACGCACCTGTCGAACGTGTACTCGCTCTCCGACCTGAAGTAGTAGACGTGGGACTTGAAGTGAAGTTTGAAGACGTAGTCCTTGTGGATGTTCTCACCCTCGGACGGGATGGTGACGGAGTAGCCCAGCAGAGGAAGGCTGGCCAGAGGGTAGTCGTCCTGCCGGGAACACCTGGGTTACGCCGCCATCCGGTCTTATCTGAAACTTCACAACTACTGCTCGTGTTTGTCCTCTCAAACCTGATGCGACTTGTAGAAAAAGAGGCTGAAGTTGGTGAAGACCACCCAGAGTTTCTGCCAGCCATTGCTGTTCTTGAACTTTCTCAGCAGGTTTCCTGACAGTTGGTTCTAGAAGCACATGGCGGCGTGAATGaagacaaaagtatttcatGGAAAACATCCACGAGCGCGGGAGCATACATTGTGGACTTGAAGTTTTGCGGTAGTACTGCAAATTCCCGTCTATGAGCCGCTacttcttaaactttgaaccctgcggccgatggagggatggatggatggagggttggatggatggatatacagtacatggcgtgggggaggaatgatctgctcattctatcagtggagcagggcagtgacagtaatctgccactgattAGTgctgcggctaatttatggccaacttctaatctcatgacatttCCTTCACTCCAGAACTGCTACTAATCGttgaaatactgtgccgctggcgggtcagtgaggaaacagggAGCTCTTtccttggcaggagccaatcgcAAGCTGTCAGCgcactcacgacgagcttgtcaaatCGCAGGTCACGACTCCATggaacagtctgactcacggtgtcatcttactaagaacgctaaactcagacagcaacttaacaaaaggtatacctggcaaatatacaaaaatgtaccaaTCTGAGttcaaaatgtgggaaaaaagaACTCTTAAAAGTTTTTCCGtaaggcattgcatctgagcaacgcattcaatGGGGctctgcaatgacgtcagcctccttctgggctcctctggctcccgcTGGTGCACAGTGGCATCGTTGcggcaccatccatccatttcctatgccgcttatcctccaatgaaatgacttttggaaaaactttaaaatgtttatttttttgtcattgtacttttattttatttttatgtacctGTCTGAGCTCCTGCAGCCCCCACAGCCCAGGTAGGGCCCTGAGGTCTGCAGACAAACTGCTGCTGTCTGTCCCCCGCTCTAGACTTACCACTAGAAGTGACAAGACGCTTTTCTGTGGCTGCATCACACCAGAGATGCACAAACACCTGTAACACAAAACCTGCTGCAAACCTACCTCTTTTCACTGGCATTCAAcaaaaacttttattttgtatattttatgtgGCTAaacttgcttgtgtgtgtggttatTTTATCACttgattttatttgtcattgtcTACCCAATCCTggttgttttaaaatgtgttatacaaataaaattggATTTGACTTGATTTTCAAATCgtattggtgcatgtttgtataCTTCCTAGCTACCTTgcgagtgttaagttgctgtgtgatgattttagtgtacattttcattgtatttatgcCTTATTATTGGAATGGGACGATTCATGAACATGTTTTA
Above is a genomic segment from Dunckerocampus dactyliophorus isolate RoL2022-P2 chromosome 1, RoL_Ddac_1.1, whole genome shotgun sequence containing:
- the LOC129187620 gene encoding gamma-glutamylaminecyclotransferase-like, coding for MALVFVYGTLKRGQPNNFYMTDKRNGHAWLLASAVTTQTFPLVIAGQNNIPFLLNIPGQGHRVHGELYKVDEALLRFLDDFEDIPDMYQRSPVTLTVEEWLGPAHEEELAPGSVTQAFVYSTTTYQPDWPSLTHYANYDSRGDHGLIYGGRDTTQHN